From the genome of Syntrophorhabdus sp.:
CGATAAAGACGCCGTAGGTGCCGAAAAAGGCCGTGAACCGCCCTATGTAGAGAACGAAGTACTGGAAGAAATACTTGCCCAGATGCCACATCGCGGCCCCCAGAGCGGATGCGAAGAGGAGCTTCCTCCTGTCCCGCACGGGCGTGAGGACATGGTAGAGAAAGTAGAACATCCCGGCGACAAGAAAAAGGTCGAGGATGGAAAAGAACTGCACCACCGAAGCGCGCGTGACGGCCCCTCCGAAGGCCTTCACCACCTTCACCTGCATCATCACGGAAAAGACATAGCTGAAGAAAATGATGGTCTGGATAAAGGCGAAGGCAAGGGTAAGGATGAATTCCTCCTGTTTGCCCTTGATGAACCCTTTCTTCGTCTTGCCGAACATGAGCTGGAATGAAGGGCGCAGGACGGCAAAGAGCCGCGATGTGAAAAGGAGGAGGAACAAGAGACCCAGCGGACCCGAAAGTCTCTTGGACAGGGAAATGACGTTTATCTCCCTGAGGACCTTCTTGACGATGACCGCGTTGTACGGTGCCGGTATGACCCGGGCGATGTACTTCTCCATCTGAACGCCGGTATGACCCACATCTACGACATATCCGAGGATGAAAAAGGAGAAGAGCGTGAAAGGTATGAAGGTGAGAAGGATATAGAACGCTATGGAGGACACCATGATATTGGCATGGTCCGCCTGGTATTTTCCGAACACCTTCTTCGCCATGGCGGCAAGGGATCCCGAGACCGCAAGACCCCTGCTCGTCATCTTCTTGACCGGCCGG
Proteins encoded in this window:
- a CDS encoding YihY/virulence factor BrkB family protein; the encoded protein is MNRPVKKMTSRGLAVSGSLAAMAKKVFGKYQADHANIMVSSIAFYILLTFIPFTLFSFFILGYVVDVGHTGVQMEKYIARVIPAPYNAVIVKKVLREINVISLSKRLSGPLGLLFLLLFTSRLFAVLRPSFQLMFGKTKKGFIKGKQEEFILTLAFAFIQTIIFFSYVFSVMMQVKVVKAFGGAVTRASVVQFFSILDLFLVAGMFYFLYHVLTPVRDRRKLLFASALGAAMWHLGKYFFQYFVLYIGRFTAFFGTYGVFIAFLFWVYFSVFVFIACAELLSVSSEPAVNGPRPNYARFRWRR